The following are encoded together in the Spiroplasma apis B31 genome:
- the prdC gene encoding proline reductase-associated electron transfer protein PrdC, with amino-acid sequence MVFTALKILLKQHVGVPCKPIVNTGDMVKRGQLIAVPNGLGSNIHSSFSAQIGKIDEKSIELLNYDLNEDDSQYIRLDEKLSKLDLIKSAGVVGAGGAGFPTYEKFKIKFSDDDNGKIIVNAAECEPILNHNISYVENNINVLVKGLKHLMEITNAKKGYFATKHKYTKAFLTIRKALLEEENIEIFDLTDMYPAGDERVIIREITGIELQPGELPWKTKSIVTNVETVKNVSRAIDELRPVITKDLTVGGRVNQVSLSEGKVFLDTPIGLTAKSILEKVFGSIDSSGPLYVGGPFTGQIRDMETPVTKTSGGFLVATPFYQFEKEKFGLIGCECGAQLEELRELANIMGGQVVGERNCKRMLPDQNGRLRCNLPGICPGQAPTVLALKKEGATAILIGTCESRTNTVAKVTPNMGLKLIHKTDFVLRASNHKLYRKIED; translated from the coding sequence ATGGTTTTTACGGCTTTAAAAATTTTATTAAAGCAACACGTTGGTGTTCCTTGTAAACCAATCGTCAACACTGGTGATATGGTAAAAAGGGGACAATTAATAGCCGTTCCAAATGGATTAGGTTCCAACATACATTCTAGTTTTAGTGCGCAAATAGGTAAGATTGATGAAAAATCAATTGAGCTTCTTAATTATGATTTGAACGAAGATGATTCGCAATATATAAGACTAGACGAAAAACTATCTAAATTAGATTTAATAAAAAGTGCTGGAGTAGTAGGTGCTGGTGGAGCAGGATTTCCTACTTATGAAAAATTTAAAATAAAATTTAGTGATGATGATAATGGAAAAATTATTGTTAATGCAGCAGAATGTGAGCCGATATTGAATCATAACATCAGCTATGTTGAAAACAATATAAATGTCTTAGTTAAAGGACTAAAACATTTAATGGAAATCACTAACGCTAAAAAGGGATATTTTGCTACTAAACATAAGTACACTAAAGCATTCCTAACTATAAGAAAAGCACTTTTAGAAGAAGAAAATATTGAAATTTTTGATTTAACAGATATGTATCCTGCCGGAGATGAACGAGTTATTATACGTGAAATAACCGGTATTGAATTGCAACCAGGCGAATTACCATGGAAAACCAAGTCTATTGTAACCAATGTGGAGACTGTTAAAAATGTTAGTAGAGCAATTGATGAACTCAGACCAGTCATAACAAAAGATTTAACGGTTGGTGGCAGAGTAAATCAAGTTTCTCTTTCAGAAGGAAAAGTTTTTTTAGATACACCTATAGGATTAACTGCCAAAAGTATTTTGGAAAAAGTTTTTGGTTCTATAGATTCGTCTGGTCCATTGTATGTTGGAGGACCATTTACAGGACAAATTAGAGATATGGAAACCCCCGTCACTAAAACTAGTGGGGGTTTTTTAGTTGCGACCCCATTCTATCAATTTGAAAAAGAAAAATTTGGACTTATTGGTTGTGAGTGTGGCGCTCAACTCGAAGAGTTGAGAGAACTAGCAAATATTATGGGTGGACAAGTTGTTGGTGAAAGAAATTGTAAAAGAATGCTCCCTGATCAAAACGGAAGACTAAGATGTAATTTACCTGGTATATGTCCAGGTCAAGCACCAACAGTATTGGCTTTAAAAAAAGAAGGAGCTACAGCAATATTAATTGGTACCTGTGAGTCCCGGACTAATACTGTTGCTAAGGTAACTCCAAATATGGGTTTGAAATTAATCCATAAGACAGATTTTGTATTAAGAGCTTCAAATCATAAACTTTATCGAAAAATTGAAGATTAA
- the prdA gene encoding D-proline reductase (dithiol) proprotein PrdA: protein MSLSKEKIEKFKDKPAITCCRFEKGSLVDEKILEDPNLLPDFIDSGLVVLPDNILKIEQVIGGKLKMTVDALTPLTPDNVEGWTSASIQEEKIVEDRKTDTNVMINEPLINNGIVNIKIGKGENINISFPITNSSFDYNSNKSFNEKPLDKTKEDAIESVVRSLTKEYVKVDKVVLGKKTSIENNVLTINKNLSELAISKGNNLVKKLEYDILTEKDYGKVIDTIMDIQPIAVKVEGVLGEGKTRVLDKVILLLTGVDENNKQIGEFGSSEGEINRNIMWGRPGAPDYGDIFIRCHVVIKANAGMERPGPLAAHLCSNVIVQEIRDALKEAKDLTITKTEEFKQTSRAGKPKVAILKEIMGQGAMHDNLILPVEPIGTIGAVPNVDLGNLPIAISPLELLDGGIHALTCIGPASKETSRHYFREPLIIEALNDQDIDFVGLVVVGSPQVNNEKFYVARRVGMMFEYIKPDGVIITTEGFGNNHIDYAEHHREIGKRGIKVVGVTYSAVQGGLVVGNEYMYAQIDMNKSKQGIENEILSNNTLTLEDAIRALEMLKSVISGEEIIEAERRWDPQIKLNNIKLIEDGLNKKIELVLNEQILEKSRKRREIYEKEV from the coding sequence ATGTCCCTAAGTAAAGAAAAAATTGAGAAATTTAAAGACAAACCAGCAATTACTTGTTGTAGATTTGAAAAAGGTTCACTTGTAGATGAAAAAATACTGGAAGATCCAAATTTATTACCCGACTTTATTGATTCTGGATTAGTAGTACTACCAGACAATATATTAAAAATTGAGCAGGTAATTGGTGGTAAGTTAAAAATGACTGTTGATGCTTTAACACCACTTACCCCTGATAATGTTGAGGGTTGAACAAGTGCATCAATACAAGAAGAAAAAATAGTTGAAGATAGAAAAACAGATACAAATGTAATGATAAATGAACCTTTGATAAACAACGGTATTGTAAATATAAAAATTGGTAAAGGTGAAAATATTAATATATCATTTCCAATTACTAATTCAAGTTTTGATTATAATTCTAATAAATCTTTTAACGAGAAACCTTTGGATAAAACAAAAGAAGATGCAATAGAAAGTGTTGTAAGATCTTTGACTAAAGAGTACGTTAAAGTTGATAAAGTTGTTCTAGGTAAAAAAACTAGTATTGAAAATAACGTATTAACCATAAATAAAAACTTGTCAGAATTAGCCATATCAAAAGGTAATAATTTAGTTAAAAAATTAGAGTACGATATATTAACAGAAAAAGATTATGGAAAAGTTATCGACACAATTATGGACATTCAACCAATAGCAGTAAAGGTTGAAGGAGTTCTTGGAGAAGGTAAAACAAGAGTATTAGATAAAGTAATTCTTTTACTAACAGGTGTTGATGAAAATAATAAACAGATAGGGGAGTTCGGTTCATCAGAAGGTGAAATAAATCGAAACATTATGTGAGGTCGACCCGGTGCACCAGATTATGGTGATATATTTATAAGATGTCATGTTGTAATTAAAGCTAACGCTGGTATGGAAAGACCCGGTCCACTTGCTGCTCACTTATGTTCAAATGTTATTGTGCAAGAAATACGTGATGCACTAAAAGAAGCGAAAGATTTAACCATAACAAAAACCGAAGAATTTAAACAAACTTCCCGTGCAGGTAAACCAAAAGTTGCAATTTTAAAAGAGATAATGGGTCAAGGTGCTATGCACGACAACTTAATATTACCTGTCGAACCTATTGGAACTATTGGTGCTGTACCTAATGTTGATTTAGGTAATTTACCAATTGCTATCTCACCATTAGAATTGTTAGATGGTGGAATACATGCATTAACTTGTATCGGTCCAGCTTCAAAAGAAACTTCACGACATTATTTTAGAGAACCATTGATTATAGAAGCTTTGAATGATCAAGATATTGATTTTGTAGGGCTCGTTGTTGTAGGTTCTCCACAAGTAAATAACGAAAAATTTTATGTAGCTAGAAGAGTTGGGATGATGTTTGAATATATAAAACCCGATGGAGTGATTATTACAACAGAAGGTTTTGGTAACAATCATATTGATTATGCAGAACATCATAGAGAAATAGGTAAACGAGGAATCAAAGTTGTTGGTGTTACTTATTCTGCTGTGCAAGGTGGTCTTGTTGTTGGTAATGAATATATGTATGCCCAAATAGATATGAACAAATCAAAACAAGGAATTGAAAATGAAATACTTTCTAATAATACATTGACATTAGAGGATGCCATTAGAGCATTAGAAATGTTAAAATCAGTAATCTCTGGTGAAGAAATAATTGAAGCAGAAAGACGATGAGACCCTCAAATTAAATTAAATAACATTAAATTAATTGAAGATGGTCTAAATAAAAAAATTGAGTTGGTATTGAATGAGCAAATACTTGAGAAATCTAGAAAACGTAGAGAAATCTACGAGAAAGAAGTTTAA
- a CDS encoding CBO2463/CBO2479 domain-containing protein, with product MLLDIDNIRLYQGVITSVDDVSVSIDLLGRMGSMRLPLRLIITNKKLIVGQNITIYMSYVEVE from the coding sequence ATGCTTTTAGATATCGACAATATCAGATTATATCAAGGTGTTATTACTAGCGTTGATGATGTTAGTGTTTCTATAGATTTATTAGGTAGAATGGGAAGTATGAGATTACCGTTAAGATTAATAATTACAAACAAAAAACTTATTGTAGGACAAAATATTACTATTTATATGAGTTATGTAGAAGTAGAATAG
- the prdB gene encoding D-proline reductase (dithiol) protein PrdB, with protein sequence MAIKGMQSEVYVPVTPQPVWTPVTKKLVDMNVTIVTAAGVHLKSDPPYNLAGDTSYRIIPSNTSVDDLMVSHGGYDNGDVNKDINCMFPIDRMRELVDEGFIKGVSPIMISTMGGGGNQQAFSEVTGPKVAEILKSENTDAVVLTAGRGTCHRTAVIIQRAIEAVGIPTIIIAALPPVCVQNGTPRAVAPLVPMGANAGEPNNKEMQINILRDTLTQLVKIDQPGKVVPLPYEYHANI encoded by the coding sequence ATGGCAATAAAAGGAATGCAATCAGAGGTGTATGTACCAGTTACACCACAACCAGTGTGAACACCGGTTACTAAAAAATTGGTAGATATGAATGTAACAATTGTTACTGCTGCAGGGGTTCACTTGAAAAGTGATCCACCATATAATTTGGCAGGTGACACATCTTATAGAATAATTCCCTCAAATACTTCCGTTGATGACTTAATGGTTTCGCACGGAGGATATGATAATGGTGATGTTAATAAGGATATAAATTGTATGTTTCCTATCGATAGAATGCGTGAGTTGGTAGATGAAGGCTTCATAAAAGGAGTATCACCAATAATGATTTCAACCATGGGTGGTGGAGGAAACCAACAAGCATTTAGCGAGGTAACAGGACCAAAAGTAGCAGAAATATTAAAATCAGAAAATACTGATGCTGTAGTTTTAACAGCAGGCCGGGGTACATGTCATAGAACCGCTGTTATTATTCAAAGAGCGATTGAAGCTGTAGGTATACCGACAATTATAATTGCGGCATTACCACCAGTTTGTGTACAAAATGGTACTCCAAGAGCGGTTGCTCCATTGGTTCCAATGGGGGCAAACGCAGGAGAGCCTAATAACAAAGAAATGCAAATTAATATATTAAGAGATACATTAACACAACTAGTAAAAATAGATCAACCAGGAAAAGTTGTACCATTACCTTATGAATATCATGCAAATATTTAA
- a CDS encoding proline racemase family protein — protein sequence MKTSKSAIYTVESHTEGEPTRIIFSGIPNLKGKTMAEKKDSLLNEHDWFRKILMNEPRGHNDMFGAIIIPPCNPEADFGVLFTESAGCLNMCGHGTIGTATVLVETGMVEIKEPITEIKLDTPAGLVLAKVNIVNNEVKNVSVENVASFLYKEKIILDVPEIGIINFDIAFGGSFFILLESSQLGLDIIPENDSNFVEKGMKILKFVNKNVKVAHPINKFINKIDLIEFYEKPNKRHPNNYSNCVVFGLGQFDRSPCGTGTSAKVATLVAKGELKLGEEFVYESILGTKFIGKALSKTKVGDFEAIMPEITGKAWITGYSNFVLQPDDPFKEGFNPKVK from the coding sequence ATGAAAACTAGTAAATCAGCAATTTACACAGTGGAGTCTCACACAGAAGGAGAACCCACAAGAATTATTTTCTCTGGCATACCTAATTTAAAAGGAAAAACAATGGCGGAAAAAAAAGATTCATTATTAAATGAACACGATTGATTTAGAAAAATATTAATGAATGAACCCCGAGGTCATAATGATATGTTTGGTGCTATTATTATTCCACCGTGCAACCCTGAAGCTGATTTTGGAGTTTTATTTACAGAGTCTGCAGGTTGTCTAAATATGTGTGGTCATGGAACAATCGGAACTGCAACTGTTTTGGTTGAAACTGGAATGGTAGAAATTAAAGAACCCATAACAGAAATAAAATTAGATACACCTGCTGGATTAGTATTAGCAAAAGTTAATATTGTGAATAATGAAGTTAAAAATGTATCTGTTGAAAATGTAGCATCTTTCTTATATAAAGAAAAAATTATTTTAGATGTGCCTGAAATAGGTATAATTAATTTTGATATAGCATTTGGTGGAAGCTTCTTCATTTTATTGGAATCTAGTCAACTTGGATTAGATATTATCCCAGAAAACGATTCAAATTTTGTTGAAAAAGGAATGAAGATTTTAAAGTTTGTAAATAAAAATGTAAAAGTAGCACATCCAATAAACAAATTTATAAATAAAATTGATTTGATTGAGTTTTATGAAAAACCTAACAAAAGACATCCCAATAATTATTCTAATTGTGTTGTTTTTGGTTTAGGACAATTTGATAGATCTCCTTGTGGAACTGGTACATCAGCAAAAGTTGCAACGTTAGTTGCAAAGGGTGAATTAAAACTTGGAGAAGAGTTTGTTTACGAATCTATTTTAGGAACAAAATTTATTGGAAAAGCTTTAAGTAAAACAAAAGTTGGTGACTTTGAAGCCATTATGCCAGAGATTACTGGTAAAGCTTGAATAACAGGTTATTCAAATTTCGTTCTTCAACCAGATGATCCATTTAAGGAAGGGTTTAATCCAAAGGTAAAATAA
- a CDS encoding sulfite exporter TauE/SafE family protein: MKASLLSSHELELKKELLKKDVTLDKICNEFNDSVDKLKKEHKTLWKKNSKLGKSSQNEIQNQYNESYEELKSKIKNLTIKMEENFIDINNFKKTKNAKETKNKIKEEINVLKSQIKVEKSELKKTTAENKNEFKEKSKQIDLKYHKELEKLIQEYKVFKGTINKILLTLIFITSTIFVLITALTINYTVYYPQSNNGESYNFGAKESIIALALSGILIVMVGVISFLLLKDSSKTLPIERKNSNFTKGIFIGFITDFFDTIGIGSFAPTIVFLKAFKAVDDDKKILGILNVGHTIPVIFEAIIFIAAVKVDPYTLIVLISMAVIGSYLGAVIANKINKNIVKIVMGTLLFITAILMVLSHPMINAFGAGGDAISLPFNEWKIYVSAFIFLILGGLMSLGIGLYAPAMAVVTLMGMNVTVAFPVMMASTAFLMPVGSIRFIQDKNYAPKVTVAITIGGVIGVISAFLAIFVGFAGNTQFVKYLLFLVIIVIFYTSIMMFYEYYKFKRQKVIKKHLDAVK; encoded by the coding sequence ATGAAAGCATCTTTACTTTCATCGCATGAACTAGAACTCAAAAAAGAACTTCTAAAAAAAGATGTAACGTTAGATAAAATTTGTAACGAGTTCAATGACAGTGTTGATAAATTAAAAAAAGAACATAAAACTCTTTGGAAGAAAAACTCAAAGTTAGGCAAGTCAAGTCAAAACGAAATACAAAATCAATACAATGAGTCTTATGAAGAACTTAAAAGTAAGATTAAAAATTTAACAATTAAAATGGAAGAAAATTTTATTGATATCAATAATTTTAAAAAAACAAAAAATGCAAAAGAGACAAAGAATAAAATAAAAGAAGAAATAAATGTTTTGAAGTCTCAAATAAAAGTAGAGAAAAGTGAGTTAAAAAAAACCACAGCTGAAAATAAAAATGAGTTTAAAGAGAAATCTAAACAAATTGATTTAAAATATCATAAAGAGCTTGAAAAGTTAATTCAAGAGTATAAAGTTTTCAAAGGAACAATTAATAAAATACTTTTAACTTTAATTTTTATAACCTCAACTATATTTGTATTGATTACTGCTTTAACAATTAATTACACAGTGTATTATCCGCAATCAAATAATGGCGAGAGTTATAATTTTGGTGCCAAAGAATCAATAATAGCTTTAGCTCTTTCTGGAATTTTAATTGTGATGGTTGGTGTTATTTCTTTCTTATTATTAAAAGATAGTTCGAAAACTTTGCCAATAGAAAGAAAAAATTCAAACTTCACGAAGGGGATATTTATAGGATTCATAACAGATTTCTTTGACACAATTGGTATAGGTTCGTTCGCACCAACAATAGTATTTTTAAAAGCTTTTAAAGCTGTAGATGATGATAAAAAAATACTTGGTATCTTAAATGTTGGTCATACAATTCCTGTTATTTTTGAAGCAATCATATTTATTGCGGCTGTAAAAGTAGATCCTTATACTTTGATAGTATTAATATCAATGGCAGTTATCGGAAGTTACTTAGGAGCTGTGATTGCAAATAAAATAAATAAAAATATTGTGAAAATAGTAATGGGAACATTACTATTTATAACCGCTATATTGATGGTGTTATCTCATCCGATGATCAATGCATTTGGTGCTGGTGGTGATGCTATCTCCTTGCCTTTTAATGAATGAAAAATTTATGTATCTGCATTTATATTTCTAATACTTGGTGGCTTGATGAGTTTAGGAATCGGTCTTTATGCTCCTGCAATGGCTGTTGTTACTTTAATGGGTATGAACGTTACAGTTGCTTTTCCTGTTATGATGGCAAGTACAGCATTTCTAATGCCTGTAGGTTCTATTAGATTTATTCAAGATAAAAATTATGCTCCAAAAGTAACAGTTGCAATTACCATTGGTGGAGTTATTGGTGTTATATCTGCATTTTTAGCAATTTTTGTAGGTTTCGCTGGTAACACACAATTTGTAAAGTATCTTTTATTTTTAGTCATAATAGTTATTTTCTATACATCTATAATGATGTTTTACGAGTATTATAAATTTAAAAGACAAAAAGTTATTAAAAAACATTTAGATGCAGTCAAATAA
- the selB gene encoding selenocysteine-specific translation elongation factor, which produces MKKNICLAVAGHVDHGKTTLVKILTGKDTDKLKEEKERNLSININFAFLENESINIALIDLPGHKDFIDNAVAGLSGIDGAILMIAADDGIMPQTLEHLNILKLLNINYILPIISKTDLVLKERVWEVESNIIDLFKKLKLNIFSIQKYTSKNIDDINNLKNNLYNYSNTIIKREKQKEFRLDIDRSFELKGIGTVVTGTCQNQMLSIGDQVTLLPLNENFIVKDLQSNNVSVPNVEPGQRTSIKLSNINWKSIHRGDILVKNSNILFGKCLSVEIFTCEEKEIIASKSAKIYAGCKRLKGAFKFLGERENKIYGQVVLEKEWYFSIDQLCLIKLPKDKNINKSFKVLKESNVVSNKTKSKELNNLSILTSDNKIEKQKLFIELNKNYLVSINDLDKNIDIDELKTQSSGDLIFQNNYVIHKTNYTYLKSKIISGLTSYHLKKPLSPGLTITSISTYLESDLKQLEIEHFLNIMIKKQEIKKDNLFYSLKHFEVRLSKQQYKIKNFLLSRMKDYKYNVKNINQLKEKVDNKIVFNQVIKYLININSIIMLNYDYYILNSRYQELKKLITSLDTISYENLKSKINIDYDIYLIYLSKLEKDKIIKKINNKYFVIKD; this is translated from the coding sequence GTGAAAAAAAATATATGTCTTGCTGTTGCTGGTCATGTTGATCACGGTAAAACAACATTAGTTAAAATATTAACAGGAAAAGATACAGATAAGCTAAAAGAAGAGAAGGAGAGAAACTTATCTATTAATATTAACTTTGCTTTTTTAGAAAATGAATCTATTAATATAGCATTAATTGATCTACCTGGTCATAAAGATTTTATAGATAATGCTGTTGCTGGTTTAAGCGGAATTGATGGAGCAATCCTTATGATTGCAGCTGATGATGGAATTATGCCACAAACTTTAGAGCATTTGAATATCCTAAAACTATTAAATATAAATTATATATTACCAATAATTTCAAAAACAGATTTAGTTTTAAAAGAAAGAGTTTGAGAAGTTGAATCAAATATAATAGATCTTTTCAAAAAACTTAAGTTAAATATATTCTCTATACAAAAATATACAAGTAAAAATATAGATGACATTAATAATTTAAAAAACAATTTGTATAATTACTCCAATACAATTATAAAAAGAGAAAAGCAGAAAGAGTTTCGTTTGGACATAGATAGGTCATTTGAGTTAAAAGGAATTGGCACTGTTGTAACAGGAACATGTCAAAATCAAATGTTGAGTATTGGCGATCAAGTAACTTTACTTCCACTAAATGAAAATTTTATAGTAAAAGACTTACAAAGTAATAATGTCTCGGTACCTAATGTAGAACCAGGACAAAGAACATCTATAAAACTTAGTAACATAAATTGGAAAAGTATTCATCGCGGAGATATATTAGTAAAAAATTCTAATATCTTATTTGGTAAATGTTTATCTGTTGAAATATTTACTTGCGAAGAAAAAGAAATAATAGCTTCAAAAAGTGCCAAAATTTATGCAGGTTGCAAAAGATTAAAGGGAGCTTTTAAATTCTTGGGAGAAAGAGAAAATAAAATTTATGGACAAGTAGTTTTAGAAAAAGAATGGTATTTTTCTATTGATCAGTTATGTTTAATTAAACTTCCAAAAGACAAAAATATAAATAAAAGTTTCAAAGTATTAAAAGAAAGTAATGTAGTTTCTAATAAAACTAAAAGTAAAGAGCTTAATAATTTAAGTATTTTAACTAGCGATAACAAAATTGAAAAACAAAAATTATTTATAGAGCTTAACAAAAATTATCTTGTTAGTATAAATGATTTGGATAAAAATATAGACATTGATGAATTGAAAACACAGAGTAGCGGTGATTTAATCTTTCAAAATAATTATGTTATACATAAAACTAATTATACATATTTAAAAAGTAAAATTATATCCGGTCTTACTTCATATCATTTAAAAAAACCATTAAGCCCTGGCTTAACAATTACAAGTATTAGTACTTACTTAGAAAGTGATTTAAAACAATTAGAGATAGAACACTTTTTAAATATAATGATAAAGAAACAAGAAATCAAAAAAGATAATTTGTTTTACTCATTGAAACATTTCGAAGTAAGACTTTCAAAACAACAATATAAAATAAAAAACTTTCTACTAAGTAGAATGAAGGATTATAAATATAATGTAAAAAATATAAATCAATTAAAAGAAAAGGTCGACAATAAAATTGTGTTCAATCAAGTTATAAAATATTTAATTAATATTAATTCAATTATAATGTTGAACTATGATTACTATATTTTAAACTCACGTTATCAAGAACTAAAAAAATTAATAACTAGTTTAGATACTATCAGTTATGAAAACCTAAAATCAAAAATAAACATCGATTATGATATATATTTAATTTATTTAAGTAAGTTAGAAAAAGATAAAATAATAAAAAAAATTAATAATAAATATTTTGTTATTAAAGATTAA
- a CDS encoding sulfurtransferase TusA family protein, producing the protein MMQNDKKVRGDFKNYSCPVPLIETKKLIDNNLPGTSFIIEVKSLNAKDNISAMLDDLKYEHESINKGDYYEISFTI; encoded by the coding sequence ATGATGCAAAATGATAAAAAAGTAAGAGGAGATTTTAAGAACTACTCCTGCCCAGTGCCCTTGATAGAAACTAAAAAATTAATTGACAATAATCTTCCAGGAACAAGTTTCATAATAGAAGTAAAATCTCTAAATGCAAAAGATAATATTTCAGCTATGCTTGACGACTTAAAATATGAACATGAGTCTATCAACAAAGGAGATTATTATGAAATTAGTTTCACAATATAA
- the selA gene encoding L-seryl-tRNA(Sec) selenium transferase codes for MSNLFRAIPSISELLKNEDIKSYPIDEVNKHFLIEESLYELRYNIGTKNISTISYQEIVLEILEKFKNSILFSLRKVINATGVILHTNLGRSILPTSSIKNFIEVNSGYSNIEYNLKTMRRGDRETHLTKILNELTNCEDSCVVNNNAGAVFLVLNTFSKNKKVLVSRGENVEIGGSFRIPDIIKASGAKIVDVGTTNKTYLKDYQTGLLENKTANMILKIHKSNYDIVGFNNSVSAQELASIKNENIILVEDQGSGSLIDLTKYNNKLTKENTVRQSLIDGVDLVLFSGDKLLGSAQAGIIVGKKELISKIKKNQLFRMLRSSKVVISLLEVTLEMYKKEKIAIKTIPTLRMICENINMVKNRVKYFIKLVKNDNFNLTVVETKATIGGGSLPKDIIDSYGVNVEYKNKKINYVYEKLVNLPIPVIGTLHDKKLILDFKTIQVNEIEIIARFLNDAKW; via the coding sequence ATGTCAAATTTATTTAGAGCTATTCCAAGCATTAGCGAACTACTTAAAAATGAAGATATTAAAAGCTATCCAATTGATGAAGTGAATAAACATTTTCTAATAGAAGAATCTTTATATGAGTTAAGGTACAATATTGGAACAAAAAATATAAGTACTATTAGTTATCAAGAAATAGTTCTTGAAATATTAGAAAAATTTAAGAATAGTATTCTATTCTCCTTAAGGAAAGTCATCAATGCTACTGGAGTTATTTTACACACAAATTTAGGAAGAAGCATTTTACCTACAAGCTCTATCAAGAATTTTATTGAAGTAAATTCTGGATATTCAAATATTGAATATAATTTAAAAACTATGAGACGTGGTGACAGAGAAACGCATTTAACTAAAATACTGAACGAGTTAACTAATTGTGAAGACTCATGTGTAGTAAATAATAATGCAGGAGCTGTATTTTTAGTTTTAAATACTTTTTCTAAAAACAAAAAGGTTCTAGTTTCAAGAGGTGAAAATGTCGAGATTGGTGGAAGCTTTAGAATACCAGATATTATAAAAGCAAGTGGAGCTAAAATTGTTGATGTTGGCACAACCAATAAAACTTATTTGAAAGACTATCAAACAGGACTATTAGAAAATAAAACTGCTAACATGATCTTAAAAATTCACAAATCTAATTATGATATTGTTGGTTTTAATAACTCTGTATCCGCACAAGAATTAGCTTCTATTAAGAATGAGAATATCATTTTAGTAGAAGATCAAGGTAGTGGATCATTGATAGACTTAACCAAATACAATAACAAGTTAACTAAAGAAAACACTGTAAGACAATCATTAATAGATGGCGTAGATTTGGTTTTATTTTCAGGAGATAAGTTATTAGGTTCAGCTCAAGCTGGAATAATTGTAGGAAAGAAAGAATTAATAAGTAAGATTAAGAAAAATCAGTTATTCAGAATGTTAAGATCATCAAAAGTAGTTATATCTTTACTTGAAGTTACTCTTGAAATGTATAAAAAAGAGAAAATAGCTATTAAAACCATCCCTACATTAAGGATGATATGCGAAAACATTAACATGGTTAAAAATAGAGTTAAATATTTTATAAAACTAGTTAAGAACGATAATTTCAATTTGACTGTTGTGGAAACCAAAGCAACAATTGGAGGAGGTAGCTTACCCAAAGATATTATTGATAGTTATGGAGTTAATGTTGAATATAAAAATAAAAAAATAAATTATGTTTATGAAAAGTTAGTGAACCTACCTATTCCTGTAATTGGTACACTACATGATAAGAAATTAATTTTAGATTTTAAAACAATTCAAGTCAATGAAATAGAAATTATAGCGAGGTTTTTAAATGATGCAAAATGATAA